A stretch of the Euleptes europaea isolate rEulEur1 chromosome 14, rEulEur1.hap1, whole genome shotgun sequence genome encodes the following:
- the LOC130486886 gene encoding LOW QUALITY PROTEIN: uncharacterized protein LOC130486886 (The sequence of the model RefSeq protein was modified relative to this genomic sequence to represent the inferred CDS: inserted 2 bases in 2 codons), with the protein MEAFDISNPGDWESYASHVSFFMVVNKFTDAEQKQAVFLSVCGPQTFQLAQTLVAPAKLEETSFDAIMMALGGHFXPQPTVLAHGHDFHLRDQQPGETAAKYLAALRQSARSCAFSVHSVDKLSTTVFIQGTPCEMEXGSALSIISADTFQVLAECAPMPKLQPSSLIITEFQRCRVQVEGVDRVNMRYGSRTSRLCFVVVKGPRASLLGFECFKALRLQITGLHHLNRAPLESVWAEYEDVWRGPLGCYKGPPVCLLIDPAAIPIRLKPRRVPFTLKDQIDAELDRLIAQGVLVPVPNAKWETPIVTPLKPNGDVRICADYKCTLNKALQSHAYPVPVVSHLLSSLARGRFFAKLDLAQAYQQLPVDEALTEAQTIVTHRCAFRVTRLQFRVSTAPRIFQNIMEDLLKGLPGVVPYFDDVLIAAASEEELLDHVRQVLGRFRTAGLTVKCEKCQLGLPQVEFLGYLIDAAGIHPTPSKVKAIHSAPLPKCKQELQAFLGLLNFYHAFLPNKVSVAEPLHRLLDKSAPWLWSKPQQRAFEAAKGLLSSSSLLIHFDEKLPVVLTCDASPYGIGAVLQHQLPDRQEAPIAFYSRTLTPAERNYAQIAREALAVVAGVKKLHDFVYGRRFMIVTDHKPLLGLFVLDLQTPQILSPRMLRWSIFMNAYEFQLAHWPRKSIGNTDALIRLPLEVCDPDPHPAGDIMLLELLPEAPLHASDIAAHTAKDRTLARVLNWVGKGWPATKPDRKFKPFARRQHELSLNKGCLLWGSRVVIPVKLRTGVLEALHVCHLGIVRMKALGKTFLIIVDFYSKWLEVVDVGSVTSRTVIRELCKVFATHGLPDTVVSDNGAQFMSSKFKEFLAKNLIRHATLAPFHPATNGQAEQMVWTTKEALRRIDRCDWDRGLVDFLLAQHTTPNSVTRKSPTELLMGRRPKTLLDRLHPNLAPEYPGHKDSTATPRVVEQDDPVFARNYRGGPAWIPATVQDATGPVSYRVNTLEGRTLRCHIDQLRRRPADLPEAAMVPAPLPIPVPREPEQPERSEQTLPLPAPDSSSSPADDNSATEGETDPATTDRPTSPIPAPRRSQRNRSRLSYLQDFVCSQCMVRVART; encoded by the exons ATGGAGGCATTCGACATCTCCAACCCCGGCGACTGGGAGAGCTATGCTTCCCATGTCTCATTCTTCATGGTGGTGAATAAGTTCACGGACGCCGAGCAGAAGCAGGCAGTTTTCCTCAGCGTCTGCGGGCCCCAGACATTCCAGCTGGCCCAGACCCTCGTGGCCCCCGCAAAGCTCGAGGAGACCAGTTTCGACGCCATCATGATGGCGCTGGGCGGCCATT ACCCGCAGCCCACGGTGTTGGCCCACGGCCATGACTTCCACCTTCGCGACCAACAGCCTGGAGAGACCGCTGCCAAGTACCTCGCCGCTCTCCGCCAGAGCGCAAGGTCCTGCGCTTTCTCA GTCCACAGCGTTGACAAGCTCTCAACCACCGTTTTCATTCAGGGGACGCCCTGCGAGATGG GTGGATCCGCCCTCTCCATCATATCTGCGGACACCTTCCAGGTCCTGGCCGAGTGCGCCCCGATGCCCAAGCTGCAGCCCTCCAGCCTCATCATTACGGAATTCCAACGCTGCCGCGTTCAGGTCGAGGGTGTCGACCGCGTGAACATGCGCTATGGGTCCCGTACGAGCCGCCTGTGCTTCGTCGTTGTCAAGGGGCCCCGCGCCAGCCTCCTGGGGTTTGAGTGTTTCAAGGCCCTCAGACTGCAAATCACGGGCCTGCACCACCTCAACAGAGCGCCCCTCGAGTCTGTCTGGGCCGAGTACGAGGATGTTTGGCGTGGCCCCTTGGGCTGTTACAAGGGGCCACCTGTCTGCCTCCTCATCGACCCCGCCGCCATCCCCATCCGACTGAAGCCCCGCCGTGTCCCCTTCACGCTCAAGGACCAGATCGACGCAGAGCTCGATCGCCTCATCGCCCAAGGCGTCCTGGTTCCGGTACCCAATGCGAAGTGGGAAACCCCGATCGTCACGCCTCTGAAACCGAACGGGGACGTCCGCATCTGTGCGGACTACAAGTGCACGCTGAACAAGGCCCTGCAGAGTCACGCCTACCCTGTGCCCGTCGTGAGCCACCTTCTGTCCTCCCTCGCCAGGGGCCGGTTCTTCGCCAAACTAGACCTGGCCCAGGCGTATCAGCAGCTGCCGGTGGACGAGGCCTTGACGGAGGCGCAGACCATCGTCACTCACCGGTGCGCGTTCCGGGTGACCCGTCTGCAGTTcagggtcagcacggccccgagGATCTTCCAGaacatcatggaggacctccttaAGGGCCTGCCTGGCGTCGTCCCGTACTTCGATGATGTCCTGATCGCAGCTGCCTCCGAGGAGGAACTCTTAGACCATGTCCGCCAGGTGCTTGGCCGTTTCAGAACCGCGGGCCTCACCGTCAAGTgcgagaagtgccagctgggccttccacaggtagagttcctgggctacctcatcgatGCTGCTGGGATCCACCCAACCCCATCGAAAGTCAAGGCAATCCACAGCGCCCCTCTGCCcaagtgcaagcaggagctccaggcgttcttgggacttttaaatttttatcacgccttcctgcccaacaaggtgtCGGTCGCCGAGCCCCTCCACCGCCTCCTGGACAAGTCCGCTCCATGGTTGTGGAGCAAGCCACAGCAGCGAGCCTTCGAGGCCGCAAAGGGCCTCCTCTCCTCGTCCAGCCTGCTCATCCACTTCGATGAGAAGTTGCCGGTGGTGCTGACCTGCGACGCCTCCCCATATGGCATCGGTGCGGTCCTGCAGCACCAGTTGCCTGACCGTCAGGAAGCCCCAATTGCTTTTTACTCCAGGACTCTCACGCCAGCCGAACGGAACTATGCGCAGATCGCCCGGGAGGCCCTCGCCGTCGTGGCTGGCGTCAAGAAGTTACACGACTTTGTCTACGGCCGCCGGTTCATGATTGTGACTGACCACAAGCCGCTCTTGGGGTTGTTCGTTCTGGATCTCCAGACGCCGCAGATCCTGTCGCCCCGGATGCTCCGCTGGTCCATTTTTATGAACGCCTATGAGTTCCAGCTCGCCCATTGGCCCAGGAAGTCCATCGGCAACACCGACGCCCTCATCCGCCTGCCGCTTGAAGTCTGCGACCCTGACCCACATCCCGCCGGTGACATCATGCTGCTGGAGTTGCTGCCAGAAGCCCCCCTCCACGCATCAGACATCGCCGCGCACACGGCTAAGGATCGCACCCTCGcccgggttctcaactgggtggggaaaggGTGGCCGGCCACCAAGCCGGACAGGAAATTCAAGCCGTTCGCCAGGCGCCAACACGAGCTATCACTaaacaaggggtgcctgctctgggggagccgTGTGGTGATTCCAGTGAAGCTGCGCACAGGggtcctggaggctctacacGTCTGCCACCTGGGAatcgtgcgcatgaaggccctg GGTAAGACTTTTCTGATTATTGTGGACTTCTACTCTAAATGGCTGGAGGTGGTCGATGTCGGCTCTGTGACCTCGCGTACGGTCATCCGAGAGCTGTGCAAGGTCTTCGCAACCCACGGTTTGCCAGACAccgtggtctccgacaacggggcccaatttatgTCCTCCAAGTTCAAGgagttcctggccaagaactTGATACGCCACGCAACCTTGGCTccgttccaccccgccaccaacggACAGGCGGAACAGATGGTCTGGACCACCAAGGAGGCATTGCGACGCATCGACCGttgtgactgggacagggggctggtggATTTCCTCCTAGCACAGCACACCACGCCCAACTCCGTGACTAGGAAGAGCCCCAcggaactcctcatgggtcgcCGGCCGAAAACTCTGCTCGACCGGCTGCACCCCAACCTGGCGCCTGAGTACCCGGGCCACAAGGACTCGACTGCCACTCCAAGGGTCGTTGAGCAGGACGACCCCGTGTTCGCCCGAAACTACAGAGGGGGCCCCGCCTGGATTCCAGCCACTGTCCAGGATGCCACCGGCCCGGTATCCTATCGGGTCAACACCCTGGAGGGGCGCACCCTGCGGTGCCACATCGATCAGCTACGCCGCCGCCCCGCTGACTTGCCGGAAGCAGCCATGGTGCCAGCGCCACTGCCAATTCCTGTCCCCAGGGAGCCGGAACAACCGGAGCGATCAGAGCAAACGTTGCCGCTGCCAGCGCCGGACTCCTCCAGCAGCCCGGCGGACGACAACTCAGCCACCGAGGGTGAGACTGATCCAGCAACGACAGATCGCCCGACGTCCCCCATCCCAGCGCCGCGCCGTTCCCAGCGGAATCGATCGCGGCTGAGCTACCTTCAGGACTTTGTGTGCTCCCAGTGCATGGTGAGGGTcgctcggacttag